Proteins encoded by one window of Panicum virgatum strain AP13 chromosome 7N, P.virgatum_v5, whole genome shotgun sequence:
- the LOC120683437 gene encoding uncharacterized protein LOC120683437, translating into MGVLSLAALAVLVLAALLSSGPTEVRGVPVPAAAPAAGRTGDGDRGALPPEQRRPRRSGGRTAAAASGARARLDASSGEAAAGGGSPASAVFDPDRMSKRRVRRGSDPIHNKC; encoded by the coding sequence ATGGGAGTCCTTAGCCTCGCGGCGCTGGCGGTTCTTGTCCTCGCCGCGCTCCTGAGCTCCGGCCCTACCGAGGTCCGCGGCGTCCCggtgccggcggccgctcccgccgccggccggacgGGAGACGGAGACCGGGGCGCCTTGCCGCCAGAGCAGCGACGACcaaggaggagcggcggccgcaCTGCCGCTGCTGCTAGCGGCGCGCGCGCCAGGCTCGACGCGTCCAgcggggaggccgcggcgggcggcgggtccCCCGCCTCCGCGGTGTTCGACCCCGACAGGATGAGCAAGCGCCGGGTCCGGAGAGGCTCCGACCCCATACACAACAAGTGCTGA